A genomic window from Anopheles ziemanni chromosome X, idAnoZiCoDA_A2_x.2, whole genome shotgun sequence includes:
- the LOC131290381 gene encoding UV excision repair protein RAD23 homolog B-like → MKITLKTLKQETFVVEVDMEKETVLALKEKLCVESGNAYPVERQRLIYLGKIMEDEQLLSQYNVDDKKFIVVMNKKPTPVASETAKAAAPGSTSASTSAKDSTPGKDVKTDEPSATAVAAASQSNPSTSSPAAAGTATEQQKPTDDTKRSESTGPAADDSADMQANIRRITEMGYSEQSARMALEICANYPDRAVEYLLSEMASGNDSEITLGAGMAGVVGGGGQGPQGPGDAVATAAAGTGGGRGSNNPLAFLRRHPVFQDMKRLLQEDPNMLPHLMQRIQSSNPDLMRIISNNQEEFLALINEPQQESQMSQELEDIAAAMVNSLTPSDMDAIDRLKALGYPEHLVIQAYIACERDEYNAAEFLVSQTLDDED, encoded by the exons ATGAAGATTACCCTCAAAACACTGAAGCAGGAGACGTTCGTCGTCGAGGTGGACATGGAGAAGGAGACGGTGCTGGCGCTGAAGGAGAAGCTGTGCGTCGAAAGTGGCAACGCGTATCCGGTCGAGCGACAGCGGCTGATTTACCTCGGCAAAATCATGGAGGACGAGCAGCTGCTCAGCCAGTACAACGTGGACGACAAGAAGTTTATCGTTGTGATGAACAAAAAACCGACCCCCGTCGCCAGTGAGACGGCCAAGGCTGCGGCACCAGGCAGCACATCCGCCAGCACATCGGCAAAAGACAGCACACCCGGCAAGGACGTGAAAACAGACGAGCCGTCTGCCACCGCTGTCGCCGCCGCCAGCCAAAGCAACCCGTCGACGTCATCGCCTGCAGCGGCCGGTACAGCAACCGAGCAACAGAAGCCCACGGATGACACGAAACGCTCGGAAAGCACAGGCCCAGCTGCGGATGACTCAGCCGATATGCAAGCTAACATCAGGCGAATAACAG AGATGGGATACTCGGAGCAAAGTGCCCGGATGGCACTGGAGATCTGTGCCAACTATCCGGACCGCGCCGTCGAATACCTGCTGTCCGAGATGGCCAGCGGCAACGACTCGGAAATTACGCTCGGTGCTGGAATGGCGGGCGTCGTCGGTGGCGGGGGCCAGGGTCCGCAGGGCCCCGGGGATGCAGTGGCGACCGCGGCAGCCGGCACCGGTGGTGGCCGCGGCAGCAACAATCCGCTCGCCTTCCTCCGCCGCCATCCCGTCTTCCAGGACATGAAGCGGCTGCTGCAAGAGGATCCGAATATGTTGCCTCATCTGATGCAGCGCATCCAATCGAGCAACCCGGACCTGATGCGGATTATCTCGAACAATCAGGAGGAGTTCCTGGCGCTCATCAACGAGCCGCAGCAGGAGAGCCAGATGTCTCAGGAGCTGGAGGACATCGCCGCCGCCATGGTGAACAGTCTGACGCCGTCCGACATGGACGCCATCGATCGGCTCAAGGCGCTCGGCTACCCGGAACATCTCGTCATCCAGGCGTACATTGCCTGCGAGCGCGACGAATACAATGCGGCCGAGTTTCTCGTTTCGCAGACGCTCGACGATGAGGATTAA